The following coding sequences lie in one Arachis hypogaea cultivar Tifrunner chromosome 9, arahy.Tifrunner.gnm2.J5K5, whole genome shotgun sequence genomic window:
- the LOC112711273 gene encoding protein SIEVE ELEMENT OCCLUSION B, translated as MATKHSLMTILHKNVQTQSPLTMSDEQILEQIYSTHVHSDTKFDVQSLFTLVDNTLKRSTSIVDNVVQGSKTSTVELHAEDKNAEPNFNSPLCTLKQISHEMSCKPPGEEIAHKTTVAILNKLSNYEWDAKAVLTLASFALEYGEFWLLAQQQPTDLLAKSVAVLKRVPLLARPAAVQKHREAIIELNNLVKTTLQVIELIFALEKLTSYDTKDVPALLPAIEQIPVDVYWSIITVVAIVTQIDCLTTQSEHKQELSYYGQKINIILSKLRKQITLCNLQIEEAEYIRKLRKLFQTPVEIMEVFRFLIFPKDAPQQLFDCATKTTVDISVIKRKNVYLIISTLDITDEEISVLRPVYDYTKSHDQYKIVWIPVVETWTEQLRKKFEALMTKMPWLVVTHFGSIAGYKYIREEWHFKKRPLVVTLNPQGKVLHSDAFDLIHAYGMKAFPFTIADQERIDREIHWVSSVVGDVHPAVTAWIQQHKYIFFYGGKDREWIEQFTKYATILVNDATLKSANISIELFCVEKQDKSLLSRFWSGIESMFITKYHRTVDAVTQEVQRMLSYKNETGWALLTKGSSVVLSGHGNTVLKTVAEFEKWKEIAIGKEFEFSIKEYHEKIVRTTHRCSHLEIPNVAGKFPETIKCPDCPNTMEIYISYKCCHNGNTANNDKH; from the exons ATGGCTACTAAGCATTCCCTAATGACCATCCTACACAAAAACGTGCAGACTCAGAGCCCATTAACCAtgtctgatgagcagatattggAGCAAATATACTCAACCCATGTCCACTCTGACACCAAATTTGATGTTCAGTCTCTCTTCACTCTCGTCGACAACACCCTTAAGCGTTCCACCTCCATTGTTGACAATGTTGTCCAG GGCTCCAAAACAAGCACCGTGGAGCTCCACGCAGAGGATAAGAACGCCGAACCTAATTTCAACTCACCACTTTGTACCCTCAAACAAATTTCGCACGAG ATGTCTTGCAAACCTCCGGGTGAGGAAATTGCTCACAAGACCACAGTTGCCATTCTCAACAAGCTCTCAAACTATGAGTGGGACGCAAAAGCGGTTCTCACACTTGCCTCTTTCGCTCTCGAGTACGGTGAGTTTTGGCTGCTGGCTCAGCAGCAGCCAACAGATCTTTTGGCCAAGTCAGTGGCTGTGCTTAAAAGAGTACCGCTACTGGCAAGGCCGGCCGCGGTGCAGAAGCACCGTGAGGCCATCATCGAGCTCAACAATCTGGTGAAAACAACATTGCAAGTGATTGAGTTGATCTTTGCTTTGGAGAAGCTCACAAGTTATGACACTAAAGATGTGCCTGCTTTGTTGCCTGCTATTGAGCAAATCCCTGTTGATGTATACTGGTCTATCATCACTGTTGTGGCCATTGTTACTCAGATTGATTGCCTCACCACTCAATC AGAGCATAAGCAGGAACTGTCCTACTATGGTCAAAAGATCAACATCATCCTTAGCAAACTCAGGAAGCAAATCACTCTCTGCAATCTACAGATAG AGGAGGCAGAATATATTCGCAAGCTCAGGAAACTTTTCCAAACCCCAGTTGAAATCATGGAGGTGTTTAGGTTTCTCATTTTTCCAAAGGATGCCCCACAGCAACTGTTTGACTGTGCTACTAAAACCACG GTTGACATCAGTGTAATAAAGAGGAAGAATGTGTACTTGATCATATCCACCCTTGACATCACGGATGAAGAAATCTCAGTTCTGAGGCCAGTTTATGATTACACCAAAAGTCATGATCAGTACAAGATCGTGTGGATTCCGGTGGTGGAAACGTGGACGGAGCAACTGCGGAAGAAATTCGAGGCTCTGATGACAAAGATGCCATGGCTTGTGGTTACGCACTTTGGAAGCATTGCAGGGTACAAGTACATCAGGGAGGAGTGGCATTTCAAGAAGAGGCCTTTGGTTGTGACGCTGAACCCTCAAGGCAAGGTGCTTCACTCCGACGCCTTCGATCTCATCCATGCCTATGGAATGAAGGCCTTCCCTTTCACCATTGCCGATCAAGAAAGGATTGACAGAGAAATTCATTGGGTTAGTTCTGTTGTTGGCGATGTTCACCCCGCGGTAACTGCCTGG ATTCAACAGCACAAGTACATATTCTTCTATGGAGGCAAAGACAGAGAATGGATCGAACAGTTCACAAAGTACGCAACCATACTTGTAAACGACGCTACCCTAAAGTCCGCAAACATTTCAATAGAATTGTTCTGCGTGGAGAAGCAAGACAAGAGCCTCCTAAGCCGCTTCTGGAGCGGAATTGAGAGCATGTTCATCACCAAGTATCACAGGACCGTTGATGCGGTCACACAAGAAGTGCAGAGGATGCTCTCCTACAAGAACGAGACAGGGTGGGCCCTACTCACCAAAGGCTCCTCCGTGGTTCTTAGTGGCCATGGAAACACGGTGTTGAAGACGGTTGCGGAGTTTGAGAAGTGGAAGGAGATTGCGATCGGGAAAGAGTTTGAGTTCTCAATTAAGGAGTATCATGAGAAGATAGTGCGCACTACTCACCGCTGCTCCCACCTTGAGATTCCTAACGTCGCCGGAAAGTTTCCGGAGACTATAAAGTGCCCTGATTGCCCCAACACTATGGAGATTTACATCAGTTACAAGTGCTGCCACAATGGGAACACCGCTAATAATGACAAACACTAG